A window of Roseateles sp. XES5 genomic DNA:
GCCCTCTTCCATGGTGGGCGAAAGGGCCGGCATCGTAATGTTGATCGGCATACCTCAGCCCTCCCTTACTTGTAGCAGACGGTTTTGACCGCCTGGACGACTTCGCCGACATTCGGAAGCGCCAGCTTTTCGAGATTGGCGGCGTAGGGCATCGGAACGTCCTTGCCGGCGATCGTCAGGATCGGCGCATCGAGATAGTCGAAGGCCTGCTGCATGACGCGGGTCGCGATCTCGGTGCCGACGGAGGACTGCGGGAAGCCTTCCTCGACGACGACGAGACGGCCGGTCTTCTTCACCGATTCGATGATGGTCGGCAGGTCCATCGGGCGGATGGTGCGAAGGTCGATCAGTTCGACGTCGATGCCGTCCTTCTCGAGTTCCGCAATCGCCTTGAGGGCATAGGTCATGCCGATGCCGAAGGAGACGACGGTGACGTCGTTGCCCTTCTTGTGGATGCGCGCCTTGCCGATCGGCAGGACGAAGTCATCCATCTTCGGTACCTCGAAGCTCTGGCCGTAGAGGATTTCGTTCTCGAGGAAGATGACCGGGTTCGGGTCGCGGATGGCGGCCTTGAGCAGGCCCTTGGCGTCGGCAGCCGTGTAGGGCATGACGACCTTGAGGCCGGGAACGTGGCTGTACCATGCCGCATAGCACTGCGAGTGCTGGGCGGCGACGCGCGCGGCCGCACCGTTCGGGCCGCGGAAGACGATCGGGGCACCCATCTGGCCGCCGGACATATAGAGCGTCTTGGCGGCGGAGTTGATGACGTGGTCGATCGCCTGCATGGCGAAGTTGAAGGTCATGAACTCGACGACCGGCTTCAGGCCCGTCATCGCCGCGGCGACGCCGACGCCGGCAAAGCCGTGTTCGGTGATCGGGGTGTCGATGAC
This region includes:
- a CDS encoding pyruvate dehydrogenase complex E1 component subunit beta, with the protein product MPIEILMPALSPTMEEGTLSKWVKNEGDTVKSGDVIAEIETDKATMEVEAVDEGVIGKILIAAGTEGVKVNTAIAVLLQDGESADAIAAPKAAAAEKPAEVSAPAPAAAPAPAAAAPVPAAPKGEIAADPDIPAGTEMVMTTVREALRDAMAEEMRRDGDVFVMGEEVAEYQGAYKITQGLLQEFGDRRVIDTPITEHGFAGVGVAAAMTGLKPVVEFMTFNFAMQAIDHVINSAAKTLYMSGGQMGAPIVFRGPNGAAARVAAQHSQCYAAWYSHVPGLKVVMPYTAADAKGLLKAAIRDPNPVIFLENEILYGQSFEVPKMDDFVLPIGKARIHKKGNDVTVVSFGIGMTYALKAIAELEKDGIDVELIDLRTIRPMDLPTIIESVKKTGRLVVVEEGFPQSSVGTEIATRVMQQAFDYLDAPILTIAGKDVPMPYAANLEKLALPNVGEVVQAVKTVCYK